One segment of Herbaspirillum hiltneri N3 DNA contains the following:
- a CDS encoding helix-turn-helix domain-containing protein, translating to MPRASSKVDINGDLVALGAAVRLHRKNIGLSQEALADLAKIDRSHMGKIERGERNVSVLNVLRIAHALNTTLAQLSQSADL from the coding sequence ATGCCAAGAGCCTCTTCTAAAGTCGATATCAATGGAGATCTCGTCGCCCTCGGAGCGGCGGTACGACTTCATCGGAAGAATATTGGCCTCTCCCAGGAAGCACTCGCAGATCTCGCAAAGATTGATCGAAGTCACATGGGTAAAATTGAACGAGGTGAGCGCAATGTCAGCGTATTGAATGTCCTTCGCATTGCGCATGCACTGAACACCACATTGGCACAGCTGAGTCAGAGCGCCGACCTCTGA